A single window of Ananas comosus cultivar F153 linkage group 24, ASM154086v1, whole genome shotgun sequence DNA harbors:
- the LOC109728673 gene encoding small nuclear ribonucleoprotein SmD3b-like, with translation MDSANFEFRAYGICFTGIMQAELFLAIEKKAIANGWYGGNKVKVGLVLAYCDLLSFRLAPNNVVSSDGKVSQLEHVFIRGSKVRFMIIPDMLKNAPMFKRLDARIKGKGSAIGVGRGRAVAMRARAQAAGRGGPGRGAVPPVRR, from the exons atggACTCTGCCAATTTCGAATTTCGAGCTTATGGGATATGTTTCACGGGGATTATGCAAGCTGAACTTTTTCTGGCTATAGAGAAAAAAGCAATAGCCAATGGAT GGTATGGTGGTAATAAGGTTAAGGTGGGACTGGTTTTGGCCTACTGTGATCTACTTTCCTTCAGGTTAGCCCCAAATAATGTGGTATCATCG GATGGAAAAGTCTCACAACTTGAGCATGTGTTTATCCGAGGCAGCAAAGTCAG GTTTATGATAATTCCTGATATGCTGAAAAATGCTCCTATGTTCAAGCGATTGGATGCAAGAATTAAG GGAAAAGGCTCAGCTATTGGAGTTGGCCGTGGACGTGCTGTTGCTATGCGCGCTAGG GCTCAAGCAGCTGGTCGTGGCGGTCCCGGTCGTGGTGCTGTGCCTCCAGTAAGGCGGTAG
- the LOC109728745 gene encoding E3 ubiquitin-protein ligase At1g12760-like isoform X1 — MSSTRLNPSIGAAATVDPAPLLGGLRRGGGGGGGGGGGGVGALPRRPSLRGAARFLRRAGSRRVMREPSMLVREAAAEQLEERQSDWAYSRPVVVLDILWNLAFVAVAAGVLVLSRDEAPSMPLRLWIVGYALQCVLHMVCVLIEYRRRHPARRRGPEGIDDGGSHSSSSGPSSPRDIEEGGGNGGGYDLDQGQNEEGTSIAKHLESANTMFSFIWWIIGFYWVSAGGQALTNDAPQLYWLCIVFLAFDVFFVVFCVALACVIGIAVCCCLPCIIAILYAVADQQEGASDEDIRQLPRYKFRTIGDQEKLGGEQPRTYGGIMTECGSDPPIEHALSAEDAECCICLSAYDDGVELRELPCGHHFHSTCIDKWLYINATCPLCKYNIIKSNSLGREEV; from the exons ATGTCGTCCACGAGGTTAAACCCTTCGatcggcgccgccgccaccgtcgaTCCGGCGCCGCTCCTCGGCGGGTtgcggcgcggcggaggcggaggcggaggcggaggcggcggcggggtgGGGGCCTTGCCGCGGCGGCCGAGCCTGCGCGGCGCGGCGCGGTTCCTGCGGCGCGCGGGGAGCCGGCGCGTGATGCGGGAGCCGTCGATGCTGGTgcgcgaggcggcggcggagcagctGGAGGAGCGGCAGAGCGATTGGGCGTACTCGCGCCCCGTCGTCGTCCTCGACATCCTCTGGAACCTCGCgttcgtcgccgtcgccgccgggGTCCTCGTCCTCAGCAGGGACGAGGCGCCCTCCATGCCGCTGCGGCTGTGGATCGTGGGCTACGCGCTGCAGTGCGTGCTCCACATGGTGTGCGTGCTGATCGAGTACCGGAGGAGGCACCCCGCGCGGCGGCGCGGGCCCGAGGGGATCGACGATGGCGGGAGCCACAGCAGTAGCTCGGGCCCCAGCTCGCCCCGGGACATCGAGGAAGGGGGTGGGAATGGCGGTGGTTATGATCTCGATCAGGGTCAGAATGAGGAAGGGACCAG TATTGCAAAACATCTGGAGTCTGCAAATACAATGTTCTCATTCATTTGGTGGATTATTGGCTTCTATTGGGTTTCTGCGGGAGGCCAAGCTTTAACTAATGATGCTCCACAGCTTTACTG GCTTTGCATAGTCTTTCTGGCGTTTGATGTCTTCTTTGTTGTTTTTTGTGTTGCTCTTGCTTGCGTCATTGGTATTGCTGTTTGCTGCTGTCTACCATGTATTATTGCAATTTTATACGCGGTGGCTGATCAG CAGGAAGGAGCATCTGATGAAGACATTCGCCAACTCCCAAGATACAAATTCAGAACCATTGGTGATCAAGAGAAACTTGGTGGTGAACAACCAAGGACTTATGGTGGAATTATGACAGAGTGTGGCAGTGATCCACCAATTGAACATGCTCTTTCAGCGGAGGACGCG GAATGCTGCATCTGCCTTTCTGCCTATGATGATGGTGTGGAGCTGCGAGAGCTTCCCTGCGGCCACCATTTCCACAGCACCTGCATAGATAAATGGCTATACATCAACGCCACCTGTCCACTTTGCAAGTATAATATTATCAAAAGCAACAGCCTCGGAAGGGAGGAGGTGTAG
- the LOC109728745 gene encoding E3 ubiquitin-protein ligase At1g12760-like isoform X2: MSSTRLNPSIGAAATVDPAPLLGGLRRGGGGGGGGGGGGVGALPRRPSLRGAARFLRRAGSRRVMREPSMLVREAAAEQLEERQSDWAYSRPVVVLDILWNLAFVAVAAGVLVLSRDEAPSMPLRLWIVGYALQCVLHMVCVLIEYRRRHPARRRGPEGIDDGGSHSSSSGPSSPRDIEEGGGNGGGYDLDQGQNEEGTSIAKHLESANTMFSFIWWIIGFYWVSAGGQALTNDAPQLYWLCIVFLAFDVFFVVFCVALACVIGIAVCCCLPCIIAILYAVADQEGASDEDIRQLPRYKFRTIGDQEKLGGEQPRTYGGIMTECGSDPPIEHALSAEDAECCICLSAYDDGVELRELPCGHHFHSTCIDKWLYINATCPLCKYNIIKSNSLGREEV, encoded by the exons ATGTCGTCCACGAGGTTAAACCCTTCGatcggcgccgccgccaccgtcgaTCCGGCGCCGCTCCTCGGCGGGTtgcggcgcggcggaggcggaggcggaggcggaggcggcggcggggtgGGGGCCTTGCCGCGGCGGCCGAGCCTGCGCGGCGCGGCGCGGTTCCTGCGGCGCGCGGGGAGCCGGCGCGTGATGCGGGAGCCGTCGATGCTGGTgcgcgaggcggcggcggagcagctGGAGGAGCGGCAGAGCGATTGGGCGTACTCGCGCCCCGTCGTCGTCCTCGACATCCTCTGGAACCTCGCgttcgtcgccgtcgccgccgggGTCCTCGTCCTCAGCAGGGACGAGGCGCCCTCCATGCCGCTGCGGCTGTGGATCGTGGGCTACGCGCTGCAGTGCGTGCTCCACATGGTGTGCGTGCTGATCGAGTACCGGAGGAGGCACCCCGCGCGGCGGCGCGGGCCCGAGGGGATCGACGATGGCGGGAGCCACAGCAGTAGCTCGGGCCCCAGCTCGCCCCGGGACATCGAGGAAGGGGGTGGGAATGGCGGTGGTTATGATCTCGATCAGGGTCAGAATGAGGAAGGGACCAG TATTGCAAAACATCTGGAGTCTGCAAATACAATGTTCTCATTCATTTGGTGGATTATTGGCTTCTATTGGGTTTCTGCGGGAGGCCAAGCTTTAACTAATGATGCTCCACAGCTTTACTG GCTTTGCATAGTCTTTCTGGCGTTTGATGTCTTCTTTGTTGTTTTTTGTGTTGCTCTTGCTTGCGTCATTGGTATTGCTGTTTGCTGCTGTCTACCATGTATTATTGCAATTTTATACGCGGTGGCTGATCAG GAAGGAGCATCTGATGAAGACATTCGCCAACTCCCAAGATACAAATTCAGAACCATTGGTGATCAAGAGAAACTTGGTGGTGAACAACCAAGGACTTATGGTGGAATTATGACAGAGTGTGGCAGTGATCCACCAATTGAACATGCTCTTTCAGCGGAGGACGCG GAATGCTGCATCTGCCTTTCTGCCTATGATGATGGTGTGGAGCTGCGAGAGCTTCCCTGCGGCCACCATTTCCACAGCACCTGCATAGATAAATGGCTATACATCAACGCCACCTGTCCACTTTGCAAGTATAATATTATCAAAAGCAACAGCCTCGGAAGGGAGGAGGTGTAG